A region of the Sphingomonas sp. S2-65 genome:
TCGCCGCGGATGGATCGCTGGTCCCCGCCGGAACGCCAGGCGCGTTCCCGCCGCCAAGCGGCACCTTCAAGGCGGAGGATGTTCAGCGCGCGCTCGCGGGGGGCAATTTGCCGGGGGCGGATTACGACCGCAGCCGCGCCTACACCAACTATATCCGCCGCTTGCAATCGGGCACCAGCGGCTTCACGTGCTTCGCGTCGCTGCAGATGCCACGCGGCTGACGCCGTGCCGCCTCCCGCCTATCGCGCCGCGCGCGAGGTGACCCTTCGGGTCGTCCCGCTCGATGCGCTTACCCTGATATACCACCGAGCATCCGGAATCACGCATGTCGTGGATGCGCCGGTGCCCGAGATATTGCAGGAACTCGGTGACGAGGCGCTGACCGCACCGGCGCTGCTGGCGCGAATGGCCGACCGGTTTGCCTTGATCGATGCCGACGGCGCGGCACTAGAGGCGCGGCTTGAGGAACTGGTAATCGCGGGGCTGGTGGAGCGCGTGTGCGCCACGTGACGCAGTTGCGCATCGGGCCGGTGGGGTTCCGGGTCGGGAGCGACTGGCGGCAGCCGATCGCCGCGCTCCAGGATCTGTACCGCGACTATCCCGCACCCGAGGATGGCATTCCCGATTTCAACGTCCACCTGTTCGCCGCTCGCCCGTGGCGCCGCGTGCTGAGGCCGGCGGTGCACATCGGCGGCGACTTCGTCATGCCGGGCGCCGCGCCGTTGCCGCTCGCCCAGGGCTTGCTGGCGGCGGAAATGGGAATGAACCTGCAGATGGCGCTCGGCCAGCGCCGCTATCTTCTGCTGCATGCCTCGGCGGTCGAACGCGGCGGCAAGGCATTGCTGATGACCGGCCTGTCGGGGGCGGGCAAGTCGACCCTCGCGGCACTGCTGATGGCGCGCGGCTGGAGGCTGATGGGTGACGAGTTCGCGCTGATCGATCCCGACACGGGACTGGTGCACGGCTTCCCGCGGCTGATCAGCCTGAAGAACGAAGCGATCAGGGTAGCGCAACGGGCATTGCCAAAGGCGCGGTTCGGCCCGCTTCTCGAGGGAACGCCCAAGGGCACGATCCGGCACCTGGTGCCAGATGCGGCGGCGATCGCGGCGATGGCGCGCCCAGCGGTGCCGGCTTTGCTGCTGTTCCCGAGCTTCGGTTTCGAAGCCGGCGAACGCGAAGTACTGCCCAGCGAAGTGTTCGTCCGCCTTACCCAGGCGTCGACCAACTATGTCGCCCTGACCGAGCGCGGCTTCACTGCGCTTGCCGACCTGGTCCGCACCGTGCCGGCACGCGCCATCGACTATCCCGACACTGCCACCGCGCTTGCCCAGGTCGAACGGCTGTGGAGCGCCCTATGACCAGCGGCGCTCTTCTCGTCGGGGCGCTACGGGAGCCGGTATCCACGATCGGCCTGTCTCCTGCGCAATGGACCGCGTTGCTCGCCATCGCCCGCGCCGAGCAGCTCATCGGCACGCTCGGCTACCGCCTGCACGGCATGCCCGTCCCGGCGCCCGTGGCCAGGATCCTCGAAGAGGCCCGGCACTCGGCCGAGCAGGGCCGCACCGCCGCCTTGTGGGAAGCGGAGATGGCCCGCCGCGCGCTCGCGCCCGTCGGCATAGCGGTGATCCTGCTCAAGGGCACGGCGTTCGTCGCCGCGGGCCTGTCGGCGGGGGTAGGGCGCTCGATCGGCGATCTCGACATCCTCGTTCCGCACGCGCGGATCGGCGAAGCCGAGGCGGCGCTGCTCGCCGCCGGCTGGGAGTGGGTGAAGCCGGACGCCTATGACGATGCCTATTATCGCCGCTGGATGCACGAGTTGCCGCCGCTGATCCACCGCGAGCGCGACCGCATGATCGACGTTCATCACACCATCCTCCCGCTCACCGCCCGGATCACGCCGGATGCCGAGGCGCTGATCGCCGACAGCGTCGCGCTGGGAAGCGAGCTGCGGATGCTCTCGCCGCCGGATGTGCTGTGCCACGCCGCCGCTCACCTGTTCGCCGATGGCGATCTCGCGGGCGGGCTGCGCAACCTGTGGGACATCCACTGCCTGGTCGAGGAGTGGGGTACCGCAGGCCTCCACGATCGGGCGCGCCTGCACGGCCTCGCGCCCGCGGTGGCCAGGGCGATGCGCCAGGCGCACCGGCTCTACGGCACTGCGGTTCCCGAGGAATGGCGCGGCTGGACCACCCAGGACGCATTATACCGTCACCGGCTGCTGGCGCGCGACGGCTGGGGCAGGCCGACGCGGCGCCTCACTAGGCTCGCCTTCTACATGCGCGGCCATGCCCTTCGCATGCCCCCGGCCATGCTGGCCCGCCACCTCGTGACCAAGTGGCGCAAGGGCCACGCGCCTGGCTGATCTTACAGCTCAGGCGCCGTGATAGCGCGGCGCCGTCCTGTCTCGGGAGCAGTTCTTTGCCACCAGTGCCTCGGCGGCGGCGTAATTGTCCCAGTCGCGAATATCGGGCAGCGACGGGATGCACACCGGCTCTTCCATCTCCAGCGCGCGCAGCGAGGCGACCACCAGGTCATCGGCCCGCATCACCCGTTCGGGTGGGAAGTTCTCGATCGCGTTTCCGGCGACTTCGTGGAAATCGGTGGCGATCACGCCTGGCACCAGCAATTGCACACGCACGCCCGTGCCTTCCGCCTCGGCCTGCATGTGGCGCGTGAATGCCATCACGTAGTTCTTGGACGCGCCATATCCGGCATTGCCTGGAATCTGCATGAACACCGTGCCCGAAGACACGTTGATGATCGTGCCGCGCCCAGCAGCGATCATCGACTTCATCGCGGCAGCGGAAAGCCGGCTGAGCGCAAGGACATTGACTCGCAGCATCGTCTCTAGCGCGTCAGGATCCAGCTCGGCGACACGCCCGCGTGAGGCATAGCCGGCGTTGTTCACCACCATGTCGACACCGCCCTGCTCAATCCGCGCGACGACCGCGGCCACGCCCGCATCGCTGCCCAGGTCGGCAGGCAGGATTTCCGCCTCTACCCCGGTAGCGTCCGCCAGCTCGCGGGCGAGATCCTCCAGCCTGTCGGCGCGCCGCGCGACCAGCACCAGATCGTGGCCGGTGCGTGCCAGATGCTCGGCATAGCTCTTGCCGATGCCGGCGGAAGCGCCGGTCACCAGCGCGCGGGGTCGTCCGTTGGTCATGCAATGCTCCTGTGGTTCGGCTCCCCCAAACGCACGAGCGTCGGCACAAGCTCAACGAAATGATCGATGACGGCGTTCGCGCCGAGCGCATGCACGCCATCGCCCAGGAAGCCGAAGCTTACCGCGATGCTCGGCACGCCGGCACTACGCGCAGCCTCTATATCAAAGCGTGAATCCCCGACGAACGCCGCGCGCCCGCCGCCGCACCGCTTGATCATCTCGAACAGGGGAACAGGGGAGGGCTTGGCGGTGCCGGGCCCAAGACTGTCTCCGCCGATCACGGTCGCGAACGCATGCGCCACGCCCATCGCTTCCAACAGCTCGGTCGCGAGGCGCTCCGCCTTGTTGGTCACCACCGCCAGCGCCACGCCGGCGGACATCAGTGCCTCCAACGCCTCGGCAAGCCCGGGATAGGGCTCGGTCTGCATGGTCAGGTGCGCTTCGTAGAACCGCATCAGCGCGGGATAGGATCGATTCAGGAGATCAGGCGTGCAGCCGCCCGTCGCCTCCAGGCCCAGCGCCAGCATGTGGCGCGTACCCTGGCCGATCAGCGTCTTCACCTTGGGGAGCGGCAGATCCGGTCGCCCAAGCTGTTGAAGCGCGTGGTTCAACGCGCCGGCAAGGTCGGCACTGGTGTCGAACAACGTGCCGTCGAGATCGAACCCGACAATGTCGAAGGCGAAGCCGGTCATGGCGCGTGCCTGGCAGCAACCCTATGGAAATGGCAAGCTTCCCGTGGCAGGGCAGCGGGTGGAGGGGCCATGACATCACCGATCGCCGCAATCATCCTTGCCGCGGGCAAGGGTACGCGGATGAAGTCCGACACGCACAAGGTGCTGCACCCGATCGCGGGCAGGCCGATGTTGCTGCATCTGATCGACAGCGTCGCCTCGCTCGATCCCGCGCGAACGATCGTCGTGGTGGGCGCCGGGCGCGAGCAGGTCGAGGGAGCGGTGCGGCCACTCGGTGCCGAGATCGTGGAGCAGGTCGAGCAATTGGGCACGGGGCATGCGGTGCTTCAGGCACAGGCGGCGCTGTCGGATTTCACCGGCGACGTGCTGATCCTATATGGCGACGTGCCGCTGGTGTCTGCGGCCACGTTACGCCGGATGCTCGACCGGCTGCATGAACCCGACATGCCAGCGACCGTAGTGCTTGGTTTCCGTCCCGCCGATCCCGCCGCCTACGGCCGGCTGATCGTCGACGCCGATGGCGGTTTTCGGCGGATCGTCGAGTTCAAGGACGCCTCGCCCGAAGAAGGGGCCGTGACCTTGTGCAACTCCGGGCTGATGGCGGTGCGCTCGACCGACCTGTTCGGCCTGCTTGCCCGCGTGACCAACGCCAACGCGGCAGGCGAATATTATTTGGTCGACCTCGTCATGCTGGCAGCACAGGATGGCCGCAGCTCGGCAGTGGTGGAGACCGACGCGGCGGAGGTCGCCGGCGTCAATAGCCGCGGCGAACTGGCGGCTGTGGAAGCTGAATGGCAGCACGCCAGGCGCGCGCGTGCGATGGCGGACGGCGCCAGTCTGACGGCGCCCGACACCGTGTGGTTCGCACATGATACGGTGCTTGGCCGTGACGTGACGATCGAGCCCAATGTGGTGTTCGGGCCCAAGGTCGAGATCGGCGACGGCGTTACCATCCACGCCTTCAGCCATCTGGAAGGCGCGAAGGTCGCTGCCTGCGCGGACATCGGACCCTATGCGCGGCTGCGCCCAGGCACGGTTGTCGGCGAGGGTGCCCGAGTGGGCAATTTCGTCGAGACCAAGAATGCGGTGCTGGAGGCGGGTGCCAAGGCCAACCATCTGACCTATCTGGGCGATGCGCGGATCGGCGCGCGCGCGAACATCGGCGCGGGCACGATAACCTGCAACTATAACGGCTATCTGAAGCAGCGAACCGATATCGGCGAAGGTGCATTCATCGGTTCGAACAGCGCGCTGGTGGCGCCGGTGCGGATCGGCGACGGTGCGATCGTAGCGGCCGGCAGCGTGGTGACGCAGGATGTCGAAGCCGATGCGCTGAGCATGACGCGGGCGCCGCAAACGGCCAAGCCGGGCTGGGCCAGGAAATTCCGTGAAGTGATGCAAGCCAGGAAGGCAGCGAAGTAACATGTGTGGAATCGTCGGGATCCTGGGCAAGGAAGCCGTTGCGGATCGCCTGTTCGAAGGGCTGAAGCGGCTCGAATATCGCGGCTATGATTCGGCCGGCATCGCCACCCTTCATGACGGAGCGATCGATCGGCGCCGCGCCGAGGGCAAGCTGGTCAATCTGGGCAAGCGCTTGATCGAAGCACCGCTGCCCGGGACGACCGGCATCGCCCATACGCGCTGGGCGACGCACGGCGCGCCGACCGAGGACAATGCCCATCCGCACATCGTCGGCGACGTGTCGATCGTGCACAACGGCATCATCGAGAATTTCAAGCCGCTCCGCGACGCGTTGATCGCCGAGGGGCGCACGTTCCTGAGCCAGACCGACACCGAAGTGGTGGCGCATCTCGTCAGCCGCGAGCTGGAAGGCGGCAAGAGCCCGCGCGACGCAGTGGCGGCGGTGTTGCCGCAGCTGCACGGCGCGTTCGCCGTCGCGTTCCTGTTCAAGAACGAACCCGACCTGCTGATCTGCGCGCGGCTGGGTGCACCGCTGACCGTCGGGTATGGCGAGGGTGAGAATTACCTT
Encoded here:
- a CDS encoding HPr-rel-A system PqqD family peptide chaperone, which produces MTLRVVPLDALTLIYHRASGITHVVDAPVPEILQELGDEALTAPALLARMADRFALIDADGAALEARLEELVIAGLVERVCAT
- a CDS encoding HprK-related kinase A: MRHVTQLRIGPVGFRVGSDWRQPIAALQDLYRDYPAPEDGIPDFNVHLFAARPWRRVLRPAVHIGGDFVMPGAAPLPLAQGLLAAEMGMNLQMALGQRRYLLLHASAVERGGKALLMTGLSGAGKSTLAALLMARGWRLMGDEFALIDPDTGLVHGFPRLISLKNEAIRVAQRALPKARFGPLLEGTPKGTIRHLVPDAAAIAAMARPAVPALLLFPSFGFEAGEREVLPSEVFVRLTQASTNYVALTERGFTALADLVRTVPARAIDYPDTATALAQVERLWSAL
- a CDS encoding nucleotidyltransferase family protein, coding for MTSGALLVGALREPVSTIGLSPAQWTALLAIARAEQLIGTLGYRLHGMPVPAPVARILEEARHSAEQGRTAALWEAEMARRALAPVGIAVILLKGTAFVAAGLSAGVGRSIGDLDILVPHARIGEAEAALLAAGWEWVKPDAYDDAYYRRWMHELPPLIHRERDRMIDVHHTILPLTARITPDAEALIADSVALGSELRMLSPPDVLCHAAAHLFADGDLAGGLRNLWDIHCLVEEWGTAGLHDRARLHGLAPAVARAMRQAHRLYGTAVPEEWRGWTTQDALYRHRLLARDGWGRPTRRLTRLAFYMRGHALRMPPAMLARHLVTKWRKGHAPG
- a CDS encoding SDR family NAD(P)-dependent oxidoreductase, with amino-acid sequence MTNGRPRALVTGASAGIGKSYAEHLARTGHDLVLVARRADRLEDLARELADATGVEAEILPADLGSDAGVAAVVARIEQGGVDMVVNNAGYASRGRVAELDPDALETMLRVNVLALSRLSAAAMKSMIAAGRGTIINVSSGTVFMQIPGNAGYGASKNYVMAFTRHMQAEAEGTGVRVQLLVPGVIATDFHEVAGNAIENFPPERVMRADDLVVASLRALEMEEPVCIPSLPDIRDWDNYAAAEALVAKNCSRDRTAPRYHGA
- a CDS encoding HAD-IA family hydrolase, with amino-acid sequence MTGFAFDIVGFDLDGTLFDTSADLAGALNHALQQLGRPDLPLPKVKTLIGQGTRHMLALGLEATGGCTPDLLNRSYPALMRFYEAHLTMQTEPYPGLAEALEALMSAGVALAVVTNKAERLATELLEAMGVAHAFATVIGGDSLGPGTAKPSPVPLFEMIKRCGGGRAAFVGDSRFDIEAARSAGVPSIAVSFGFLGDGVHALGANAVIDHFVELVPTLVRLGEPNHRSIA
- the glmU gene encoding bifunctional UDP-N-acetylglucosamine diphosphorylase/glucosamine-1-phosphate N-acetyltransferase GlmU, which gives rise to MTSPIAAIILAAGKGTRMKSDTHKVLHPIAGRPMLLHLIDSVASLDPARTIVVVGAGREQVEGAVRPLGAEIVEQVEQLGTGHAVLQAQAALSDFTGDVLILYGDVPLVSAATLRRMLDRLHEPDMPATVVLGFRPADPAAYGRLIVDADGGFRRIVEFKDASPEEGAVTLCNSGLMAVRSTDLFGLLARVTNANAAGEYYLVDLVMLAAQDGRSSAVVETDAAEVAGVNSRGELAAVEAEWQHARRARAMADGASLTAPDTVWFAHDTVLGRDVTIEPNVVFGPKVEIGDGVTIHAFSHLEGAKVAACADIGPYARLRPGTVVGEGARVGNFVETKNAVLEAGAKANHLTYLGDARIGARANIGAGTITCNYNGYLKQRTDIGEGAFIGSNSALVAPVRIGDGAIVAAGSVVTQDVEADALSMTRAPQTAKPGWARKFREVMQARKAAK